The DNA segment GATAAACATGCACATGCCTTTGCTGATGTATTTAGCTGATGTATTTAAAAAAGGGCATCAATGGACTGAGGAATTGGAGTTAATCGTGTAAATATGGCAATAATTGTAAATCTTGATGTGATGCTGGCGAGAAGAAAGATGTCTCTTACTGAGTTAAGTGAGCGGGTAGGAATTACGATGTCGAATCTTTCTATCTTGAAGACAGGTAAAGCAAAGGCGGTAAGGCTGGAGACGCTGAATGCCATCTGCGAAGTATTGGACTGTCAGCCTGGAGATATTCTGGAGTACAGTGCGATCGAATCATAGCCCTGTACTCCGGAATGTCCCTATCATTTTATGCGGATTAAGTCAGGTCTGAAATCTCCGCTTCCGGCGCATTCTTTTTCACAGATTCAATTCCGTTATCGCGACTTGCTTCTGACTCATACATTTCACTCGTTCCGATCACTTGTCCGTTGGTGGCTTTTAAATTAAAATACGGTTTTCCGTTTGTCGAGGTTTTCTTGTCAAACTTGCTGTCGTCTTTTGAGTTCTTTTTAACGGATTCAATTCCATTGATGCAATTGCTTTTGGTGGTATAGCCTTCACTTGTTAAGATAACCTGGCCATTACCTGCTTTCAGATCGAACTGAAATTCGTTGTTTTTTCGTGTTTTGATCTCGAATTTTCCCATAATTGTTCTTTTAGTTTGTTTTCTAGGTTGACTTTAATAATCCAATTTATAAAAAACAAAGGTTAAACAAAAATCCAAGCTGTTATTTTTCTGTTAAAGCTTTAACAGGAGGGGGATTCAGCTGGTCGTGTCCGGGTAGTGTTATGGTTGAGTGGTGATACTGGTCGACTCTTCTCTATGTTTCGTTCGACTCTTCTTCGAGTCGGAGTCGAAGAACACTTGCAAAGACTTCGCACCATATTCGGCCGGAACACAGAGAACGATACAACTCAACCACAACGCTACCCGAACCGTATTAGATGCTCGCCAGGTCAAACGTACGGTCCAGTCTGATGCCTTTTTCGGTCTGTTGAAGCGTACAACATTCATTAACCGCATCATGTTCCAATACCAGAATGTATTCCTTCTCTGCGGCTTCCTGAAGGAAAGATTTCTTCTCCGTCAGGGTGGTTAAAGGAAACATGTCATAAGCCATGACGTAAGGCAAAGGAATGTGTCCTACAGAAGGCAGTAAATCTGCCATATATACCAGGGTTTTACCTTTATATTGAATTTGTGGAAGCATCATTGCATCGGTATGGCCGTAAGCAAAACGAATGTTGATGCCCTCGTGAAAGGAAACGCCCTCTACATCTTCGACGAAACGCAATTGTCCGCTTTCCTGGATGGGCAGGATGTTCTCTTTCAGGAAGGAAGCTTTTTCTCTGTCGTTGGGATTGACCGCCCAGTCCCAGTGTTTGGCATTGCTCCAGTAAAAGGCATTTTTAAACGCAGGGCGAAGTTTATCTCCCTGGCGGACAATCGAACCTCCGCAATGGTCGAAATGTAAATGCGTTAAAAAGACATCGGTAATGTCATCCCGGGAGAAACCTTTTGCAGCCAGAGATTTGTCTAATGTATCTTCTCCATGAAGGTAATAATGCCCCATAAATTTCTCGTCCTGTTTGTCGCCAATGCCGTTGTCGATTAAAATCAGGCGGTCTCCGTCTTCAACCAGCAGGCAGCGCATGGCCCAGGTACACATGTTATTCGCATCAGCAGGGGTACTTTTCTGCCAGATAGATTTTGGAACGACACCAAACATGGCACCTCCGTCTAATTTAAACAATCCGGTATCAATCGTATGTAAGTTCATATCGCATTCGGTTAAGGAAAATATAAAAGTAAAAAAAAACCTGTTGAAAGCTCAACAGGTTTTTCTTCTCGTTTATTTATGGATTACAAGTGAATTACTTCACCGTAAGCGTCAGCAGTTGCTTCCATGATCGCTTCACTCATAGTTGGGTGAGGATGGACAGATTTCAGCATTTCATGACCTGTAGTTTCCAGTTTACGGGCTACAACGATCTCAGCGATCATTTCAGTCACATTTGCACCGATCATGTGTGCGCCAAGCAATTCTCCGTATTTGGCATCGTAGATCATTTTTACAAAACCATCTTTAGCACCGGCAGCACTGGCTTTACCTGAAGCAGAGAAAGGGAATTTACCGATCTTCAACTCATATCCGGCAGCTTTGGCAGCTTTCTCCGTATAACCAACAGAAGCGATTTCAGGGCTGCAATAAGTACATCCCGGGATGTTGTTGTAATCTAAAGGTTCTGGTTTATGTCCAGCGATTTTCTCTACGCAGATGATTCCTTCTGCGGAAGCGACATGCGCTAAAGCCTGACCAGAAACGATATCACCAATTGCATAATAACCTTTTACGTTGGTATTGTAGAATTCATCCACAACAACTTTACCTTTTTCAGTTTTGATGCCGGTTTCTTCTAAACCTATATTTTCTATGTTGGCCACTACACCAGCAGCAGAAAGAACGATGTCACATTCTAAAGTCTGCATACCTGAAGCTGTTTTTACCTGAACTTTACAACCTGTACCGCTGGTATCAACAGAT comes from the Pedobacter sp. FW305-3-2-15-E-R2A2 genome and includes:
- a CDS encoding helix-turn-helix transcriptional regulator, giving the protein MAIIVNLDVMLARRKMSLTELSERVGITMSNLSILKTGKAKAVRLETLNAICEVLDCQPGDILEYSAIES
- a CDS encoding YegP family protein, encoding MGKFEIKTRKNNEFQFDLKAGNGQVILTSEGYTTKSNCINGIESVKKNSKDDSKFDKKTSTNGKPYFNLKATNGQVIGTSEMYESEASRDNGIESVKKNAPEAEISDLT
- a CDS encoding MBL fold metallo-hydrolase; the protein is MNLHTIDTGLFKLDGGAMFGVVPKSIWQKSTPADANNMCTWAMRCLLVEDGDRLILIDNGIGDKQDEKFMGHYYLHGEDTLDKSLAAKGFSRDDITDVFLTHLHFDHCGGSIVRQGDKLRPAFKNAFYWSNAKHWDWAVNPNDREKASFLKENILPIQESGQLRFVEDVEGVSFHEGINIRFAYGHTDAMMLPQIQYKGKTLVYMADLLPSVGHIPLPYVMAYDMFPLTTLTEKKSFLQEAAEKEYILVLEHDAVNECCTLQQTEKGIRLDRTFDLASI